In Bacillus pumilus, the sequence CACCGTCATGCAGCAAGACGAGCTCTTTTGCAATCGCCAGCCCGAGTCCTGTTCCATTCGTTGGATCGTTCGTATTTGTCCCTCTGTAGTAGCGGTTAAATAAATGATCAACCGTTTCTTGTGCCATTCCGCATCCGTTGTCTTTCATTTCGATCCGAACTTCCTCATTTGTTTCCGATAAGGTAGCTGTAATATGAGTTCCTTTTTGGTTATGCTTGACTGCATTCGCTAGCAGGTTCTCAATCACTCGTCTGAACCAGGCTTTGTCGATCTCAAACATGACACCACCAGTTTGATCTTCAAAGGAGGATGGGTAATCTTCTGAAAATGAGCTTCTTGAAAACTCGTCCATAATGGATGCTAAGAATTCACCGAGCTCGACAGGTTTTCGATTAATAGGCAATGCGCCATTTTTCAGTCGATACGTGAGGTTTAAATCCTCAATCAAAGTCGACATATACTCTGATTTCTCACGGATGACCTGTCCCATTTCCATGACTTCTTCCTTGGACCATTGATATTGATTGGATTCAAGCATCAGTCCATAGCCGTAAATCGTACTAAGGGGCGTTTTCAAATCATGAGACAATCCTGCAATCCATTCTTCCCTTGTGGTTTGAATTTTTCTGCGGTTTGCTTCATTCTCTTTTAAGGTATTCGTGAGCTGATCCATTGTTTTGAGGATATCCTCAAACAACCGGTATTCCCGCTTAATACGGCCCTTTTTATTTTTACTAACTGGAATCCCTTTTCTGTTTGTTGGTTCCTGCAATTTATTTCTTGATAAAAAAATCAGCCAGCGAATAATGTGATAGATCGGCAGCCCATAGCGATACGAGTACCATAATGTCATGACAATAATAATAGTGAGTGCAAGACCTGCAATCAGGATGGTTGTATATTGATTTAAAGCATCTGTCTCTTTATCATACAGTTCGTCTGGGCTATATACTTTGTTTGGCACCGAAACGATCAAATATAGATTTTTATTCACTTTGATATAAGACAGGTCACTTCTAAACTCCCAAGGCTTCGATTGGTACTTGAGCAATTCAACATCCGTTACGTTATGTTTCAAATCGTTTTTGGCTCGAATGCCTTTTAAATATTTTCCTTCTTCATTGAACAGGTGCACCGATCCATTCATTCTTTTCAAGAATTCTTTCGTTTCAACCGAATATCGAGAAAGTGCAGCCAGATTTTTCTCATGCTGCTTCAGATAATTGGCTACCTTTATGCTGTTCGTTTTGAACCCATATAACACGATAAAGCTTTCTTGATCAATCTCAATTGGCCAGAAGTACATCTTGTAATCTTTAAATTGTCTTTTTTCAAAGATCTTGATCATTTCATCCTTTTGATAGGATGTTGGAATATTTTTAGGAAGGTGATAGCTATACACGCTATGTTTTTTTGAATCAATCACTTGCAGCCAGCCATCACGTTTTTTCACTGCTTGTTTGAGTTGGTCTTCAGCTTCCATTTTGCCATCCTCGTTAAAATAAAGCCAGCTCATGAGTGTATCACCATCAGCCTTTGTTAAACCAGTTTCGGCCATATTCTCATAGTGTTTTTTATAATATAGGTTCTCAGAGAACGTATTCCCGATCAGCAGAATCGCAATGACGATAAACATTTGCCCGACAAAGTGAAAGAAAAGTTTTGTTCGTAAATTCATGAATTAATTAAGAACCTTCACAGGATGCGGAATAAATTTATATCCCATACCACGGATGGTCACAATATATTCGGGCTGACTCGGATCTAATTCAATCTTTTCTCTCAGCTTTCGAATATGAACCATGACGGTGTTGTTATCACCATATGATGGAACGCCCCATACTTTCTCATAAATTTGATCTTTTGAAAGAACCACATTCGGATGATCACAAAAGTACTTCAGCAAGGACAGAAGCTGAGCAGAGCATGCCGTCACCTCTCCTCTCACTTTCAGTTCGGCTGCATGAGGATGATAGGAGAAATGGGCATATTCATACTGGCTTTGAGCCTCTTCTTGCTCCTCCTGTAAGGAGATATATGTTCGGTTTAAGTGGGCCTTAATTCTAGCCACTAGCTCTAACGGGTTAAATGGCTTTGTGATGTAATCGTCTGCACCTTGCGCAAAGCCTGTCAGCTTATCTACATCAGACGTTCTTGCAGTTAAATAGAAAATGGGCGCTTTCGTATATTTTCTCATTTCAGGAAGAACGTCAAAGCCAGATTTACCGGGCATCATCACATCTAGAAGTAAGAGGTGGATGTCCTCGTTTTTGACAACATCTAATGCTTCATCTGCATGGTAGGCTTTATAGATATGTTGAAATCCTTCTTTTTTTAATACGCGTTCAACCATTTTCACAATTGCTTCTTCGTCATCTGCAATCAATATTTTTGCTGTTTCCACGCATCTCTTTCCTTTCCAGCTATGATCTCTAACCGTATATTACCATTGTCTAAAGTAAAAAAGTACCTCTTTTCTGCATAAAAGCGAAAAAATATCAACTGGAGAAAATGGAAGCATTAGGTATTTTCAGGGGACGCAAAAAAACTCGGTAGTCATACCGAGTTCCTTGTCCATCTATTATCCATTCACAGCTTCTAGCTTTCTTTCATGATTCATTAAGTCATATGTTAAACAGATCGGCTTATTTGTTCTAGGATCAAGAACAATTTCTGCATCAATGTGGAACACCTGACCGAGTACCTCTTTGGTCATGACCTCATGAGGCGTACCGTCTTTTATGACTTTTCCTTGATTGAGGGCAATCATGTAATGTGAAAAGCGCGCTGCATGATTCAAATCATGAATGACCATCAGCACAGTTCGGCCCTGCTCTCTGTTTAAGCGTTCTAATAGCTGAAGAATCTCAAGCTGATGCGCAAGATCTAAATACGTCGTAGGTTCATCTAATAGGAGCAGCTCTGTTTCCTGAGCAAGTGCCATCGCAATCCACACTCGCTGACGCTGTCCACCGGAGAGTGCTTCAATTGGCCGGTCATGAAAAGCGATCATCCCAGTTTCCTCAAGCGCCCATCTGATGATTCGTTTATCTTCATTTGATAAGCGTCCAAATCCATTTTGATGTGGGAAACGTCCATATGACACAAGCTCATAGACTGTCAGCCCGCTTGGAGCTTCTGGAGACTGCGGTAAGATCGCCATTTGTTTTGAAATTTCTTTTGTTGGCGTTTGATGGATGGCCTGGCCATTTAAGTAAACAGCTCCTTGATTGGATTTCATGATACGGGACATTGTTTTTAAAATCGTTGATTTCCCGCACCCATTCGGTCCAATCAATGTGGTCACCTTGCCTTTTGGGATACTGATATTTAAATCGTCTACAATCAAACGGTCATTATAGCCAATACAAAGCTTTTCTGTTTCGAGCGATTTCATATGTTGTACTCTCCTTCCTCATTAGTTCGTTTTCATCAATAAATAAATGAAGTAAGGTGCGCCTAAAGCAGAAACGACAAGACCAACTGGCACCTCTGATGGTGCCAGTATGACGCGGCCAAGTGTGTCTGCCAGTAATAATAGCAGCGCACCAATCATAGCGGAGGCTGGTATCATTCCTTGATGCTTCGGTCCAACAAGCTTTCTCGCCAAGTGCGGGGCAGCTAACCCCAAGAAAGAAATACTTCCTGCAACAGCGACACTAGCACCTGCTAATGCAACGGCAATCAGCATGAGAAAGCTTCTTTCTTTATGAACCGAAATCCCTAAGCCGTAGGAAAGCTGGTCACCCAAATTCATGATATTTAAGTAGCGTGCTCTTACAACTGCTAATACAAGGAAAATCAGCATCCACGGCAGGACAGACAGGACATACGTCCAGCTTGAGCCCCAAATGCTTCCGGATAACCACACAATCGCTTGGTTAAAATCATTTGGGCTCATTTTTAATTGAATCACCACAATTGCTGCTGAAAATGCAGCATTGACGCCAATACCAGTTAAGATCAAACGAACAGGTGTGATGCCCTTTTTCCACGCTAACACATAGATGAGAAATGCAGCAAAGCCTGCACCTACAAAAGCGAAGAGCGGCAGTACAAAAATCGTAAAATCACCTAAGTTCGACATAGAGCCTTGAAATGCAAAAATAAACAAAACAACTGCAAAGCCTGCGCCCGCATTGACACCAAGAATACCGGGATCGGCTAAACCGTTTTGAGAAACACCTTGCCAAATCGCTCCTGATACAGCAATAGAAGCGCCAACAAGTAAAGCGATGACCATTCTTGGAAGTCTGAACTCGAATAATACAAGCTCATCCATTTCACTTCCGAATCCAAAAAATGTTTTCAATGTCTCCATCGGAGAAATACGAATTTCTCCAGTATTTAAACTAATAAGGAACACAGCGACGATCGCCAAAAAGATCATGAGCATCGTTCGTTTGTATTTCTTTTTCTTTGCCTGCTGCACCATTTCCATCTAAATCCCGCTCCTTTCACGTCTAGCTAAATATAAGAAGAAAGGAACGCCTATAATCGCAGTAATGGCTCCGACTGGCGTTTCAAATGGGGCATTGACCAGCCTTGCAGCAATGTCTGCATAAATTAACAGAACAGCCCCTAAAATAGCTGAGCATGGGATAATCCATCGATAGTCAACTCCGACCAAGAAACGAGTGACATGAGGAATGACAAGCCCGATAAAACCAATAGAACCTGCCACCGACACGGCAGCACCTGTTAAAAGAATGACGACCAATATTCCAAGTACCTTGACAGTTTTCGTGTACTGCCCAAGTCCTTTTGCCAATTCATCGCCTAAGCTGAGAACAGTGATCGAGCGGGCAAGAACCATCGCGATCATGAGTCCTGCAATCGCAACCGGAATAATGATGTGAATATTGCTCCAATTCACACCTGCCACGCCGCCAGCATACCAAAAGCTCATGTCTTGAGCGACATCAAACCGGATGGCGATTGCTGAGGAGATGGAGCTTAAAAGTGCCCCAACAGCCGTACCAGCTAATGCGAGCTTTACTGGGGTCAATCCACCTTTTGAAAGAGTACCGACACCAAACACAATAGAGGCACCGAGTGCTGCACCAACAAATGACCAAAGAATTAATGTAAAAGAAGATTGCCCTGGGAAAAAAGCAAACGCAATGGCAATCGCAAATGCAGAGCCATTTGTCACGCCCATAATTTCAGGAGACGCAAGCGCATTTCTTGTCATGCCTTGCATAATGGCCCCCGATACGGCTAAAAAGGAACCGACGAGTGCAGCTCCAACTGTACGAGGCAACCTTAATTCCCGGATGATTTGATGTGAAGTTTGTTGTGGATCAAAATGAAAGACGGCTTCCCATACAGTGTGCAAATGAATGTTCGCCGCTCCTAGTGATACCGATAAAAAAAGACCAAATACTAAAGCGATGATTCCTATGGTGATAACAGCTGCTGTTCCAAAGGGCTTCGTGACAATATCAATCGCATCGTCTTTGGCTGGCAGCTGTTTATTCGATTGTGAGCCCAAAACCAGTCTCTTCCTTTCCGTTCATATCTATTCCTTATTAGTGATAATGATTATCAATCTCGAAGTCTAGTATATCACTTTCTTTTCTTTTTGAAATCATTGTTCTGATCATTTTCTTTATTTCCACCAAAAAAACCAGGAGAATTTCACTATTTTCATTTAGGTTCTAAAATAGCCGATGCATTTTTGTTCCCATCATGTTACGATATAATTGATATTGATAATCATTATCAAAAATGTTCGAATGGGAGAGAACCTTTGTGAAAAAACGAACTGGATTTCTTTTGATTTCCTTAACCATCCTCATGCTTTTTACAGCTGCTTGCGGCAGCACTTCAAATAAAAAATCTGGTGCCAAAAAGAATGACACGATCACCTATCAAGATGCAAAAGGTGAGGTCAAACTC encodes:
- a CDS encoding HAMP domain-containing sensor histidine kinase codes for the protein MNLRTKLFFHFVGQMFIVIAILLIGNTFSENLYYKKHYENMAETGLTKADGDTLMSWLYFNEDGKMEAEDQLKQAVKKRDGWLQVIDSKKHSVYSYHLPKNIPTSYQKDEMIKIFEKRQFKDYKMYFWPIEIDQESFIVLYGFKTNSIKVANYLKQHEKNLAALSRYSVETKEFLKRMNGSVHLFNEEGKYLKGIRAKNDLKHNVTDVELLKYQSKPWEFRSDLSYIKVNKNLYLIVSVPNKVYSPDELYDKETDALNQYTTILIAGLALTIIIVMTLWYSYRYGLPIYHIIRWLIFLSRNKLQEPTNRKGIPVSKNKKGRIKREYRLFEDILKTMDQLTNTLKENEANRRKIQTTREEWIAGLSHDLKTPLSTIYGYGLMLESNQYQWSKEEVMEMGQVIREKSEYMSTLIEDLNLTYRLKNGALPINRKPVELGEFLASIMDEFSRSSFSEDYPSSFEDQTGGVMFEIDKAWFRRVIENLLANAVKHNQKGTHITATLSETNEEVRIEMKDNGCGMAQETVDHLFNRYYRGTNTNDPTNGTGLGLAIAKELVLLHDGDIQVESELDAGTTIAIILKKSSPVK
- a CDS encoding response regulator transcription factor, whose product is METAKILIADDEEAIVKMVERVLKKEGFQHIYKAYHADEALDVVKNEDIHLLLLDVMMPGKSGFDVLPEMRKYTKAPIFYLTARTSDVDKLTGFAQGADDYITKPFNPLELVARIKAHLNRTYISLQEEQEEAQSQYEYAHFSYHPHAAELKVRGEVTACSAQLLSLLKYFCDHPNVVLSKDQIYEKVWGVPSYGDNNTVMVHIRKLREKIELDPSQPEYIVTIRGMGYKFIPHPVKVLN
- a CDS encoding ABC transporter ATP-binding protein, which codes for MKSLETEKLCIGYNDRLIVDDLNISIPKGKVTTLIGPNGCGKSTILKTMSRIMKSNQGAVYLNGQAIHQTPTKEISKQMAILPQSPEAPSGLTVYELVSYGRFPHQNGFGRLSNEDKRIIRWALEETGMIAFHDRPIEALSGGQRQRVWIAMALAQETELLLLDEPTTYLDLAHQLEILQLLERLNREQGRTVLMVIHDLNHAARFSHYMIALNQGKVIKDGTPHEVMTKEVLGQVFHIDAEIVLDPRTNKPICLTYDLMNHERKLEAVNG
- a CDS encoding FecCD family ABC transporter permease, translated to MEMVQQAKKKKYKRTMLMIFLAIVAVFLISLNTGEIRISPMETLKTFFGFGSEMDELVLFEFRLPRMVIALLVGASIAVSGAIWQGVSQNGLADPGILGVNAGAGFAVVLFIFAFQGSMSNLGDFTIFVLPLFAFVGAGFAAFLIYVLAWKKGITPVRLILTGIGVNAAFSAAIVVIQLKMSPNDFNQAIVWLSGSIWGSSWTYVLSVLPWMLIFLVLAVVRARYLNIMNLGDQLSYGLGISVHKERSFLMLIAVALAGASVAVAGSISFLGLAAPHLARKLVGPKHQGMIPASAMIGALLLLLADTLGRVILAPSEVPVGLVVSALGAPYFIYLLMKTN
- a CDS encoding FecCD family ABC transporter permease gives rise to the protein MGSQSNKQLPAKDDAIDIVTKPFGTAAVITIGIIALVFGLFLSVSLGAANIHLHTVWEAVFHFDPQQTSHQIIRELRLPRTVGAALVGSFLAVSGAIMQGMTRNALASPEIMGVTNGSAFAIAIAFAFFPGQSSFTLILWSFVGAALGASIVFGVGTLSKGGLTPVKLALAGTAVGALLSSISSAIAIRFDVAQDMSFWYAGGVAGVNWSNIHIIIPVAIAGLMIAMVLARSITVLSLGDELAKGLGQYTKTVKVLGILVVILLTGAAVSVAGSIGFIGLVIPHVTRFLVGVDYRWIIPCSAILGAVLLIYADIAARLVNAPFETPVGAITAIIGVPFFLYLARRERSGI